One genomic segment of Candidatus Methylomirabilota bacterium includes these proteins:
- a CDS encoding multicopper oxidase family protein, which translates to MVRRTWVRLLVVTTSCLAVAAFVQLGVDTGSHGQSVPEFPQPDVYESSDAMLSFNLRAVIARNVIRDVTGVNRVVQTPTFNGRIPGPTFRVKPGDALDLLLLNDLPRNPARQRGGNFPHDPYTTNLHTHGWTVSPAGISDNVLRLMEPRSRSPIRVQLPGDHQSGTFWYHPHKHGSVSFQLFGGMAGFLIVEGGPGTLDDLPEVKAARDVLMAFQEIRTDQNGRLPFVNPSAMQLGTDPVTGNPGLWSTLKNGRLFMTTNGVTNPALHMSPGEVQRWRFLNAASGATLVVALQGHAMNIVANDGITAPNVQALPPGVPYVLGTGQRGDVLVKAGRPGVYKLQALDPGASPGWPVISGTGIDPAPRNVRFSFDLPNPTWPVTLATIIVSGPTRSMRLPTGPLPVPRAIPSIRTMLSTPPNVVRKIVFEICGERVFMQALGSRLPTCGWYQERYNPPFWGGTPFTSLNMMRDDNDPGTPSGNPAKPLINFAKESLFHHDEPLFDDMFVGNREEWTIINRSFSDHTFHIHQNPFLVTHVNGKRLRVPQWRDTVLVPAAQPQPGANPVNINQASFGSITFRTFFDPDTVGGFVMHCHVLNHEDIGMMQRLEIRPGPGPRDAGRRPDHTGPGHSVRKTADSQASGS; encoded by the coding sequence AGCTTCAATCTCCGCGCCGTCATCGCGCGCAACGTCATTCGTGATGTCACCGGCGTGAATCGCGTCGTCCAGACGCCCACCTTCAACGGACGAATTCCCGGGCCGACCTTCCGGGTGAAGCCGGGGGACGCCCTGGATCTGCTGCTCCTCAACGACTTGCCGCGAAATCCCGCCCGTCAGCGCGGGGGGAACTTCCCGCACGACCCCTACACGACGAATCTGCACACACACGGGTGGACGGTCTCGCCGGCCGGGATCTCGGACAACGTCTTGCGGCTGATGGAGCCACGCTCCCGCAGCCCGATCCGGGTCCAGCTCCCGGGCGACCATCAGAGCGGAACGTTCTGGTACCACCCGCACAAGCACGGTTCCGTGAGCTTTCAGCTCTTCGGCGGCATGGCCGGGTTCCTGATCGTCGAGGGAGGGCCCGGAACCCTCGACGACCTCCCCGAGGTCAAGGCCGCCCGGGACGTCCTGATGGCCTTTCAAGAGATCCGCACGGACCAGAATGGCCGGCTGCCCTTCGTCAATCCCTCCGCCATGCAGCTGGGGACGGATCCCGTCACTGGAAACCCCGGGCTGTGGAGCACGCTCAAGAACGGTCGCCTCTTCATGACGACGAACGGCGTCACCAATCCGGCCCTGCACATGAGTCCGGGCGAGGTGCAGCGGTGGAGGTTCCTCAACGCGGCCTCGGGCGCCACGCTGGTGGTGGCCCTGCAGGGCCACGCGATGAACATCGTCGCCAACGACGGGATCACGGCCCCCAACGTCCAGGCCCTTCCGCCGGGGGTGCCGTACGTGCTGGGCACTGGCCAGCGCGGGGACGTGCTCGTCAAGGCGGGCCGACCCGGGGTCTACAAGTTGCAGGCTCTCGACCCCGGCGCTTCTCCGGGATGGCCGGTCATCTCGGGCACGGGTATCGATCCGGCGCCGCGGAACGTCCGCTTCAGCTTCGACCTCCCCAACCCCACGTGGCCGGTCACCCTGGCCACCATCATCGTCTCGGGACCGACCCGCAGCATGCGGCTGCCCACGGGTCCATTGCCCGTGCCGCGGGCCATCCCGAGCATCCGGACCATGCTCAGCACGCCCCCCAACGTGGTGCGCAAGATCGTGTTCGAGATCTGCGGGGAGCGAGTCTTCATGCAGGCGCTGGGGTCGCGGTTACCGACCTGCGGCTGGTACCAGGAACGGTATAACCCCCCGTTCTGGGGAGGCACCCCGTTCACGTCGCTCAACATGATGCGGGACGACAACGACCCGGGCACGCCGTCGGGCAACCCGGCGAAGCCGCTGATCAACTTCGCCAAGGAGTCCCTGTTCCACCACGACGAGCCGCTGTTCGACGACATGTTCGTGGGGAACCGCGAAGAGTGGACCATCATCAACCGTTCGTTCTCGGACCACACCTTCCACATTCATCAGAATCCGTTTCTGGTCACCCACGTCAACGGGAAGCGTTTGCGCGTCCCGCAGTGGCGCGACACGGTCCTGGTGCCCGCCGCTCAGCCCCAGCCGGGCGCGAATCCCGTGAACATCAACCAGGCGTCGTTCGGGTCCATCACGTTTCGGACGTTTTTCGACCCGGACACCGTCGGGGGCTTCGTGATGCACTGCCACGTCCTCAACCACGAGGACATCGGCATGATGCAGCGCCTGGAGATCCGCCCCGGCCCCGGCCCTCGGGACGCCGGCCGCCGGCCCGACCACACCGGCCCCGGGCACTCGGTCAGGAAGACCGCCGACTCGCAGGCCTCTGGGTCTTAG